Proteins from a single region of Bogoriella caseilytica:
- a CDS encoding ROK family protein — protein MTSSGPLTLAVDCGGGGIKASVLDASGTMHAQPVRTPTSYPLPPQKLVNTMRSLASQLPVADRVTVGMPGMLRHGVVVHTPHYITKAGPRTRPLPELRKQWSGFDMVGAVAEALDMPAMVLNDAEVHGAGAVTGAGLEMIVTLGTGLGNAVFDGGRLAPHVEISAGPVKWGLTYDDYIGEHERLRLGDAMWSRRVRSVVEALRPMYWWDRLYLGGGNSRRITPQVLQRLGDDVVVVPNSAGITGGVRAWDLRE, from the coding sequence ATGACCTCTTCGGGCCCGCTGACCCTCGCCGTCGACTGCGGCGGTGGCGGGATCAAGGCCTCCGTGCTCGATGCCTCCGGCACCATGCACGCCCAGCCCGTGCGCACTCCGACCAGCTATCCGCTCCCCCCGCAGAAGCTCGTGAACACCATGAGATCCCTGGCGAGCCAGCTGCCGGTGGCCGATCGCGTGACGGTCGGGATGCCCGGGATGCTGCGTCACGGCGTCGTGGTGCACACCCCGCACTACATCACCAAAGCCGGCCCGCGTACCCGGCCCCTGCCGGAGCTGCGCAAGCAATGGTCCGGCTTCGACATGGTAGGCGCGGTAGCCGAGGCGCTCGACATGCCGGCCATGGTGCTCAATGACGCCGAGGTCCACGGGGCAGGGGCCGTGACCGGAGCGGGCCTGGAGATGATCGTGACGCTGGGGACAGGCCTGGGCAACGCGGTCTTCGACGGTGGGCGCCTCGCCCCCCACGTGGAGATCAGTGCCGGCCCGGTGAAGTGGGGCCTGACCTACGACGACTACATCGGCGAACACGAGCGCCTGCGCCTCGGAGATGCGATGTGGTCACGGCGCGTGCGGTCCGTGGTGGAGGCCCTCCGGCCCATGTACTGGTGGGACCGGCTCTACCTCGGTGGTGGCAACTCCCGCCGCATCACCCCGCAGGTGCTCCAGCGCCTCGGAGACGACGTCGTCGTGGTGCCCAACTCGGCCGGTATCACCGGCGGCGTCCGCGCCTGGGATCTGCGGGAGTAG
- a CDS encoding tRNA pseudouridine synthase A, translated as MNGVDDAAADLVRIRLDLAYDGTGFSGWATQPGRRTVQAVLEQSLSTVLRLPESARLTVAGRTDAGVHARSQVTHLDIPRAAWQSVPGRSALTPGDSLVARLSGVLAQEYSAMVGGVAPGATAAAPGLTQVPRGASDVVVYQATEAPAGFDARFSALWRRYRYRIADTPQALDPVRRCAVLTHRQPLDVAAMNAAAVGLLGEHDFAAYCKPREGATTVRELLDLRWRRVPAGEPDAGLVVAEVRADAFCHSMVRGLVGASLAVGAGRRDVAWPSQVLQGGKRHHAVTVAPAHGLTLEEVRYPPDAEVAARAAAARTLRELPPR; from the coding sequence GTGAACGGAGTCGACGACGCTGCGGCCGACCTGGTCCGCATCCGCCTGGATCTCGCCTACGACGGCACTGGTTTCTCCGGCTGGGCCACACAGCCCGGCCGGCGCACGGTCCAGGCGGTCCTGGAGCAGTCCTTGAGTACGGTCCTGCGCCTGCCTGAGAGTGCCCGGCTCACCGTTGCCGGGCGGACCGACGCCGGTGTCCACGCCCGCAGTCAGGTCACCCACCTCGACATCCCGCGCGCCGCGTGGCAGAGCGTCCCCGGCCGGTCAGCGCTCACCCCGGGTGATTCTCTTGTCGCGCGACTGAGCGGCGTCTTGGCCCAGGAGTACTCCGCGATGGTGGGGGGCGTCGCGCCGGGGGCGACCGCCGCGGCCCCGGGACTGACACAGGTGCCTCGTGGGGCGAGCGACGTCGTGGTGTACCAGGCCACCGAGGCGCCGGCCGGTTTCGACGCGCGTTTCTCCGCCCTCTGGCGGCGCTACCGCTACCGCATCGCCGACACGCCCCAGGCCCTCGACCCCGTGCGCCGGTGTGCGGTGTTGACCCACCGGCAGCCCCTGGACGTGGCCGCGATGAACGCCGCTGCGGTCGGCCTCCTCGGCGAACACGACTTCGCCGCGTACTGCAAGCCGCGCGAAGGGGCCACCACCGTGCGGGAACTGCTCGACCTGCGCTGGCGTCGTGTGCCTGCGGGTGAACCCGACGCCGGGCTGGTGGTGGCTGAGGTGCGCGCGGACGCCTTCTGCCATTCCATGGTGCGCGGACTGGTCGGCGCAAGCCTGGCGGTGGGCGCGGGCCGCCGGGACGTCGCCTGGCCATCACAGGTGCTCCAGGGCGGCAAGCGCCACCACGCGGTGACGGTCGCTCCCGCCCACGGCCTCACTCTGGAGGAGGTCCGCTACCCACCCGATGCCGAAGTCGCTGCTCGAGCCGCCGCGGCCAGAACGCTGCGCGAGCTCCCCCCGCGCTGA